The Calothrix sp. PCC 7507 DNA segment GTTGCAACTCCTGTTGCAGGATGAAAATCAGTTCACAGCGATAGTCACCCTTCATTGCGGAAGCAATATCTTCAGCAAAACTACGTACACTCTCATTATCCCTGTCTACAGGAACGCTTACCCAATGTCTATCAGCACCAATATCAATACCTGCGGCATTTGAGTTAATTACAGGTAAGTCTCTTTGAGCGGCGGCAATTGGTTGTTCCTGCTTCTTCATAGGTTTTGACGAGAGCGATTGCGTCATGTTTATGTAAGGATGTACCATGCCTGGGTGAGGCCAATAAATCTAATCTCTCAAACGGGATAGTAACTCTCGTTACTTCACCAATATTTCTGCCAAAATCACCCAGAACCAGGCTCACATTCGGGCGAATACTGCACCATTGATAAGACGGTTTTTGCTGTCATGGTACTAATTTAGTTTAGTATTTATTAGCTTTAAAACGTTGGCTAGTCTGTGTTTCTCCTATATTTTGCTAGTGCGTCGCCGCGCTAGTTAGAGGCTCATATCTTGCACCATTTTCAATTTTGTAGGGTGGGCATCGCCCACCAACGCAAATACAAGGGTTCCAGGCAATGGTGGGCACTGCCCACCCTACAAAAAATGCATTATTGCAACTGGTGCAAGATGTCAGTCAAGCGTCCTGTAGTGATAGAAATTGATTGGCAAAGGTATTTTCATCAACATCGAGCTTTTGGCGTTCTTCCTCTGCTTCGACACATACGTTGGCTATTTCATCTAATTGAACTAAAGTCTCGTGTGCTTCTATTTGGCGATTTTCAAAGACTTGACGAACTTTTTCGGCGCGATCGCATCTCGCCTCCCGCACCAGACCCACTTACACTTCGCTGACAATTTTCACCTCTAAGTTCTCGGTGATACTTTGGAAGAGTTCCAACGCTGCTTCTAAATCCAATGTGCCAGTAAGTCTGCGTAACTCTGCTGTAGTAAACTGCATCTAGAGAGAAATTCTGGTGGAAATACTGGATGACAATGTGAAAAAAATCCTGATTTTATCAGCCAATCCGAACAATACGGCGAGACTGCGCTTGGATAAAGAAGTACGCGAAATTCAGGCGGGGTTAGAACGTGCCAAGATTCGAGAGCAGTTTGAGATCATAACTAAATGGGCTGTGCGTCCTGAAGATTTGCGGCGATCGCTTTTAGATCATCAACCTGAGATTGTCCATTTTTCGGGACATGGGGAAGGGGATAAAGGTTTGGTGTTGGAAGATCAGAACGGACAGTTGCAACTGGTGAGTACAGGATCACTGGGCAGGCTGTTTAAGTTATTTCAGTCCAAGATAGAATGTGTGGTGTTAAACGCCTGCTATAGTGAGGCGCAAGCTGAGGCAATTCACCAACATATTAATCATGTGGTGGGAATGAATCAAGCGGTAGGAGATAGGGCGGCAATTGAATTTGCTGTGGGGTTTTATGATGCTCTAGGGGCAGGTAGAACATACGATGATGCTTACGAGTTTGGGCGTATTGCCATTGATTTAGAGAATATCCCTGAATATGCTACCCCAGTCCTCAAAAGCCGCAAGCCCCCAGTTGCACAACCAGAAATCTTCCCCCCTTCCCCTTGCAAACGCATCTTCATCAGCTACAAGCGTCACGTCACCCCCGATGAGCCGATTGCTTTACAAGTTCAACAGGCGCTAGCTCAACATCACACAGTATTTATCGACCAAATTATCACGGTAGGCACACGCTGGGCTGAACGCATTGAAGCTGAACTTTGTCAAGCAGATTTCTTCATTGTTTTCCTTTCTGAGCATTCTATTCACAGCGAAATGGTAGAGGCGGAAATTGCGACAGCCAGTCGCCTCGCCAAGGAACAAAACGGAAAACCGATGATTCTCCCGGTGCGCCTGGCATATAGAGAGCCGTTTCAGTATCCTTTGAGTGCTTATCTTGATGCAATTAACTGGGCATTCTGGCGAGATGAGGAGGATACACCGCGCTTGATTGCGGAATTGATGCAGGCGATTTCTGGGGGTGAATTGGCGATCGCACAGGCGAATCAAGCTGATTTACTCCAGCCACGGGAAGCATCAACTTTACCTCAGCCATTTCCTTCCGCACAGCCGATATCTCTGGAAATGCCCGAAGGGACAATGGATGGCGAGTCTCAGTTTTATGTGGAACGCGATCGCGATGTTTTGGCTTTAAATGCCATTCAGCGTCAAGGTGTGACAATCACCATTAAAGGCCCCCGACAAATGGGCAAGAGTTCCTTATTAATTCGCACCTGTAACGCGGCGGTGAAAGCAGGTAAGCGCATAGCTTTCTTGGATTTTCAATTATTTGATCAAACAGCCTTAACCAATGCTGACTTATTCTTTCGGCAATTCTGCTCTTGGCTAACTGATGAAATAGAAATGGCGGATAGAGTTGATGAATATTGGAATTTGCCCTTGGGTAATAGTCAGCGTTGCACCCGCTATATTGGGCGTTATTTGTTGAAAGAATTTGGTCAGCCCTTGGTGTTAGCAATGGATGAAGTTGAGAGGGCTTTTGATACCGAATTCCGTTCTGATTTCTTTGGAATGCTTCGCAGTTGGCACAACAACCGCGCCACCACCGCGATTTGGAAGCAACTGGATTTAGCGCTGGTGACTTCTACTGAACCCTACCAATTAATTGATAATCTCAACCAATCGCCGTTTAATGTGGGCGAGGTGATTGACTTAGAAGATTTTACCGCCGCACAGGTTACAG contains these protein-coding regions:
- a CDS encoding AAA-like domain-containing protein; amino-acid sequence: MEILDDNVKKILILSANPNNTARLRLDKEVREIQAGLERAKIREQFEIITKWAVRPEDLRRSLLDHQPEIVHFSGHGEGDKGLVLEDQNGQLQLVSTGSLGRLFKLFQSKIECVVLNACYSEAQAEAIHQHINHVVGMNQAVGDRAAIEFAVGFYDALGAGRTYDDAYEFGRIAIDLENIPEYATPVLKSRKPPVAQPEIFPPSPCKRIFISYKRHVTPDEPIALQVQQALAQHHTVFIDQIITVGTRWAERIEAELCQADFFIVFLSEHSIHSEMVEAEIATASRLAKEQNGKPMILPVRLAYREPFQYPLSAYLDAINWAFWRDEEDTPRLIAELMQAISGGELAIAQANQADLLQPREASTLPQPFPSAQPISLEMPEGTMDGESQFYVERDRDVLALNAIQRQGVTITIKGPRQMGKSSLLIRTCNAAVKAGKRIAFLDFQLFDQTALTNADLFFRQFCSWLTDEIEMADRVDEYWNLPLGNSQRCTRYIGRYLLKEFGQPLVLAMDEVERAFDTEFRSDFFGMLRSWHNNRATTAIWKQLDLALVTSTEPYQLIDNLNQSPFNVGEVIDLEDFTAAQVTDLNRRHGSPLNSSEAQQLMALLNGHPYLVRLALYLIASQRFTTAELFAKATDDNGPFGNHVRNHLFRLHSKAELVPSMLQVIRHNSCDDERVFFRLRGAGLVRREGRTVIPRCQLYADYFRENLRG